A window from Sulfuricurvum sp. encodes these proteins:
- a CDS encoding thioredoxin family protein, producing MKIEILGTGCAKCKTLEEATKQAVAQSGQFAQIEKVEDIMKIMEYGVMSTPGLVIDGKVVSTGKVLSVNEIKELIKAQ from the coding sequence ATGAAAATAGAAATCTTAGGTACCGGATGCGCGAAATGCAAAACTCTCGAAGAGGCGACTAAACAGGCTGTCGCTCAAAGCGGACAATTTGCCCAGATCGAAAAGGTCGAAGATATCATGAAAATCATGGAGTACGGCGTGATGAGTACCCCTGGCCTCGTGATCGACGGAAAAGTCGTCAGTACCGGCAAAGTATTAAGCGTTAATGAGATCAAAGAGCTGATCAAAGCGCAGTAG